A window of Nicotiana tabacum cultivar K326 chromosome 24, ASM71507v2, whole genome shotgun sequence contains these coding sequences:
- the LOC107782839 gene encoding O-fucosyltransferase 6-like, translated as MKNRKQRHETAAVFIGLPIILLFRRRRRIYDLLPFLSALSGALLLLFTFLSYLSPPINSRHSHFISRSSFNNGMELRKKLLEELVFRVPTGEGSLSRDLWNSKKSNFYHGCSIATDKFPTAEINTLPNRYLLIATSGGLNQQRTGIIDAIVAAHILNSILVIPKLDQESYWNDSSDFSEIFDVNWFISYLSKDVKIIKDLPRMGNKLIKPHTTRVPRKCNAKCYQTRIQPILIKKHAVQLTKFDYRLSNRLDTELQKLRCRVNYHALKFTDPIIEMGRKLVERIRNKSKHFLALHLRFESDMLAFSGCYYGGGEKERLELGKIRKRWKTLHARNPDKERRNGKCPLTPEEVGLMLRALGFGNDVHIYIASGEIYGGEETLAPLKAFFPNFYTKETLASKEELAPFSSFSSRMAALDFIVCDESDVFVSNNNGNMARMLAGRRRYFGHKPTIRPNAKKLYKLFMDRNNMTWEEFASHVKNYQIGFMGDPMEVKQGRGEFHENPSACICENSNVKDREDITIPGNPAMNFEKGTNFAADGARTSFGEVTNGHISEDEQDWFDTIDYMGNEVGIQEKGFPKKPETDSSQLFFKTEQPELEEIFSD; from the exons TCCGGCGCTCTTCTCCTTTTATTTACGTTTCTCTCTTATCTTTCACCTCCTATTAATAGCCGCCATAGTCACTTTATCAGCCGCAGCTCG tttaataACGGAATGGAGCTTCGAAAGAAGCTTCTAGAAGAACTGGTGTTTCGGGTTCCG ACAGGTGAAGGGAGCTTAAGCCGAGACCTATGGAATTCGAAGAAATCGAATTTCTACCATGGTTGCAGTATTGCCACTGACAAGTTTCCAA CTGCTGAGATAAATACACTTCCTAATAGGTACTTGTTGATAGCAACAAGTGGAGGCTTGAATCAACAGAGAACAGGG ATTATTGATGCTATTGTTGCAGCTCATATCTTGAATTCCATCCTTGTAATTCCAAAGCTGGACCAAGAATCTTATTGGAATGATTCAAG TGATTTCTCCgaaatttttgatgtaaattggtttaTTTCATACCTCTCAAAAGATGTCAAAATTATTAAGGATCTCCCAAGAATGGGAAATAAACTCATAAAACCGCATACAACACGTGTTCCAAGGAAGTGCAACGCTAAGTGTTATCAGACTCGTATCCAGCCCATTTTAATTAAAAAACAT GCTGTTCAGTTAACAAAATTTGATTACAGACTCTCCAATCGTTTGGATACAGAGCTACAGAAGCTGAGATGTAGAGTCAACTATCATGCACTGAAGTTTACTGATCCCATAATTGAAATGGGAAGAAAATTGGTTGAAAGGATTAGAAATAAAAGCAAACACTTCCTTGCGCTGCATCTAAG GTTTGAATCAGATATGCTAGCATTCTCAGGATGCTATTATGGTGGAGGAGAAAAGGAAAGGCTAGAACTCGGTAAAATACGAAAGAGGTGGAAGACATTACAT GCAAGAAATCCAGATAAAGAAAGAAGGAATGGAAAATGTCCTCTAACTCCTGAGGAAGTCGGTCTTATGCTTAGAGCACTTGGTTTTGGTAATGATGTTCATATTTATATTGCATCGGGGGAAATCTATGGCGGTGAGGAGACATTGGCTCCTCTTAAGGCTTTCTTTCCAAATTTTTACACCAAAGAGACACTTGCCAGCAAGGAGGAGCTGGCACCGTTCTCTTCCTTTTCTTCCAGAATGGCTGCTTTAGATTTCATTGTTTGCGATGAGAGTGATGTTTTTGTATCAAATAACAATGGCAATATGGCAAGAATGCTTGCTGGACGAAG GAGATATTTTGGTCACAAGCCAACTATCCGTCCAAATGCTAAGAAGCTATATAAGTTGTTTATGGATCGAAATAACATGACGTGGGAAGAGTTTGCCTCGCATGTTAAAAATTATCAAATAGGTTTCATGGGAGATCCAATGGAGGTAAAGCAAGGGAGGGGTGAGTTTCATGAAAATCCATCAGCATGCATTTGTGAAAATTCCAACGTCAAGGATAGAGAAGATATAACTATTCCTGGAAATCCTGCAATGAACTTTGAAAAGGGTACTAATTTTGCTGCTGATGGTGCTAGGACATCTTTTGGTGAAGTGACTAATGGTCACATTAGTGAAGATGAGCAAGATTGGTTTGATACAATAGATTATATGGGGAATGAAGTTGGAATTCAGGAAAAAGGATTTCCTAAAAAACCGGAGACAGATTCTAGCCAACTTTTCTTTAAAACAGAACAACCAGAATTGGAAGAGATTTTCTCGGATTAA